One Kaistella polysaccharea DNA segment encodes these proteins:
- a CDS encoding isoaspartyl peptidase/L-asparaginase family protein: MKKLLLASIVTFSLMMSAQKKYVLVIHGGAGTILKSNMTTEKENAYKAKLTEALKAGYTEIQKGNSSVDAVAASIMIMEDSPLFNAGKGAVFTAEGTNELDASIMYGKDKSAGAIAGVHTIKNPIKTAIAVMQKSEHVMLSGVGAEQFAKDQNLEIVDPKYFWTKDRWDGLQILKQKEQSNTTKKVSQNILPESYEIDQKFGTVGAVALDKSGNIAAGTSTGGMTNKKYGRIGDAPIIGAGTYANSQVGISATGWGEYFIRATAARTIAAKMEYQNKDIKTASQETIDEIEKMGGDGGLIALDKNGNMAMPFNTAGMYRGSITEDGEIAIEIYK; the protein is encoded by the coding sequence ATGAAAAAACTTCTACTCGCTTCAATCGTCACTTTTTCACTGATGATGTCGGCACAAAAAAAATATGTACTCGTCATACACGGCGGTGCTGGAACAATCCTTAAATCAAACATGACGACCGAAAAGGAAAACGCTTATAAAGCAAAACTTACGGAAGCCTTAAAAGCCGGATATACGGAAATTCAAAAAGGAAATTCTTCGGTAGACGCCGTTGCTGCTTCCATTATGATCATGGAAGATTCGCCCTTATTCAATGCGGGGAAAGGCGCCGTTTTTACCGCAGAGGGTACAAACGAACTCGACGCTTCCATCATGTATGGAAAAGATAAATCTGCCGGCGCCATTGCGGGAGTTCATACTATTAAAAATCCGATTAAAACTGCCATTGCCGTGATGCAAAAATCAGAACATGTAATGTTATCGGGTGTTGGCGCAGAACAATTTGCAAAAGACCAAAATTTAGAAATTGTAGATCCAAAATATTTCTGGACCAAAGACCGTTGGGACGGTTTGCAAATACTAAAACAAAAAGAACAATCAAATACAACAAAAAAAGTCTCTCAAAATATATTACCCGAATCGTACGAAATCGATCAGAAATTTGGGACGGTTGGCGCAGTTGCTTTAGATAAAAGTGGAAATATTGCCGCTGGAACTTCCACAGGTGGAATGACCAACAAAAAATACGGCAGAATTGGCGACGCACCAATCATCGGCGCAGGAACGTATGCCAATTCCCAAGTCGGAATTTCCGCCACAGGTTGGGGCGAATATTTCATCCGAGCCACAGCTGCCAGAACGATTGCTGCAAAAATGGAATATCAGAATAAAGATATCAAAACGGCTTCTCAAGAAACCATTGACGAAATCGAAAAAATGGGCGGCGACGGTGGCTTAATCGCATTAGATAAAAATGGAAACATGGCGATGCCCTTTAATACAGCAGGAATGTACCGCGGTTCGATTACTGAAGACGGCGAAATTGCAATTGAAATTTATAAATAA
- the tsaE gene encoding tRNA (adenosine(37)-N6)-threonylcarbamoyltransferase complex ATPase subunit type 1 TsaE has product MQFKIDRVEDWQKVIDAILPELKYNILLLKGNLGAGKTTFTQFFLKNLGSTDEVSSPTYAIVNEYDSPKGNVFHFDLYRLKNATEVEDIGIDEYLYNAYLCIIEWPEVYEEELREIPHHEMSIETEGNFRVINFH; this is encoded by the coding sequence ATGCAGTTTAAAATCGATAGAGTTGAAGACTGGCAAAAAGTTATTGATGCGATCTTGCCAGAACTGAAGTACAATATTCTTTTATTAAAGGGAAATTTGGGAGCGGGCAAAACAACTTTCACTCAATTTTTTCTAAAAAATTTGGGCAGTACAGATGAAGTATCCTCTCCTACTTACGCCATTGTAAATGAATATGATTCGCCCAAAGGAAATGTTTTCCATTTCGATCTTTACCGGCTTAAAAACGCAACCGAAGTTGAAGATATTGGAATTGACGAATATCTGTACAATGCCTATTTATGTATTATTGAATGGCCTGAAGTTTATGAAGAAGAACTCAGGGAAATTCCACATCACGAAATGAGCATAGAAACTGAGGGAAACTTCCGCGTCATCAACTTCCACTAA
- a CDS encoding alanine dehydrogenase yields MSNTHVFTPFTEQDLLPQEEKLEIVKKGKQFSIGIPKETCLNERRTCITPDAVQVLVSNGHQIIVEAGAGEGSFFTDLQYSNSGAKITTNPQETFEQDLVLKINPPTVEEIEMLKPNTYLVSALQINLRDKEYFKKLAEKKINAIAFEFIADEYKQLSLVRLIGEIAGSISILYAAELLALSNGLMLGGITGVRPTEVVIMGAGIVGEFATKAALGLGASVKVFDNSLSKLRRLHMMVDGRVPTSIIDPKELTKSLKRADVVIGALSKMSHVPIITEEMIVGMKKGSVIIDVTIDNGKMIETSELTNMDDPYIIKHGVIHCGLPNLTSKMPRTTTKAISNFFLSYLLNYDEEGGFENMLVRKNEMKQSLYMYKGRHTKKMICDRFDLTYHDINLLIF; encoded by the coding sequence ATGAGTAACACCCATGTTTTCACTCCTTTTACCGAGCAGGATTTATTACCACAGGAAGAGAAGCTCGAAATTGTAAAGAAAGGAAAACAATTCAGCATAGGAATTCCAAAGGAAACCTGTCTTAACGAACGTAGAACGTGCATTACACCGGATGCGGTTCAGGTTTTGGTTTCAAACGGACATCAAATTATTGTGGAAGCAGGCGCTGGTGAAGGTTCTTTTTTTACCGACTTACAATACTCAAATTCGGGCGCAAAAATCACCACAAATCCGCAGGAAACTTTTGAACAGGATTTAGTTTTAAAAATTAATCCGCCAACGGTTGAGGAAATAGAAATGTTGAAGCCCAATACTTATCTGGTTTCGGCTTTGCAGATTAACCTGCGTGATAAAGAATATTTCAAAAAACTTGCAGAGAAAAAAATTAATGCCATCGCTTTTGAATTCATTGCTGATGAATACAAACAATTGTCCTTAGTTCGATTGATTGGTGAAATTGCCGGAAGCATTTCTATACTTTACGCCGCGGAATTGTTGGCACTTTCAAATGGATTAATGTTGGGTGGAATCACCGGTGTTCGTCCGACCGAAGTGGTAATTATGGGTGCCGGGATTGTAGGTGAATTTGCAACCAAAGCCGCTTTAGGTTTAGGCGCAAGTGTGAAAGTTTTTGACAATTCTCTGTCGAAACTTCGCCGTTTACATATGATGGTTGACGGTCGCGTTCCAACCTCAATTATCGATCCTAAAGAACTGACAAAGAGTTTAAAAAGAGCAGATGTTGTGATCGGTGCACTTTCAAAAATGAGCCACGTTCCCATCATCACAGAGGAAATGATTGTCGGCATGAAAAAAGGCAGTGTTATTATTGATGTAACGATTGATAATGGTAAGATGATTGAGACCTCGGAGTTGACTAATATGGATGATCCTTACATCATCAAACACGGAGTTATTCATTGTGGCCTGCCGAATCTGACTTCAAAAATGCCCCGTACAACGACCAAAGCAATCTCCAACTTTTTCCTCTCTTATCTTCTAAATTACGATGAGGAGGGCGGTTTTGAAAACATGCTGGTGCGCAAAAATGAAATGAAACAGTCGTTGTACATGTACAAAGGCCGTCACACCAAAAAAATGATTTGCGACCGTTTCGATCTTACTTATCACGATATCAATCTTTTAATTTTCTAA
- a CDS encoding prephenate dehydrogenase: MKLTIIGVGLIGGSIAFKLREKHFADYVYGVDQNKIHLQEAKELGIIDESLSLEEAVKNSDLIIVAIPVDSSKDILPSILDLVNENQTVMDVGSTKAGIVQAVENHKNRSRFVAFHPMWGTENSGPKSAISDSFTGRAGVICDKEDSAPDALKMVEQVAENLEMNLLYMDSEGHDIHTAYISHISHITSYALANTVLEKEREEDTIFQLASSGFSSTVRLAKSHPEMWVPIFRQNKENVLDVLNEHITQLRKFKSALEKDNYEYLEELIRNANKIRGILR, encoded by the coding sequence ATGAAACTAACGATTATCGGTGTTGGTTTAATTGGTGGTTCGATCGCCTTTAAATTACGTGAAAAGCATTTTGCAGATTACGTTTATGGCGTTGACCAAAACAAAATTCACTTGCAGGAAGCAAAAGAACTCGGAATCATTGATGAAAGTCTTTCGCTAGAAGAAGCAGTAAAAAATTCCGATTTAATTATAGTTGCGATTCCAGTTGATTCTTCAAAAGATATATTGCCGAGTATTTTAGATTTGGTCAACGAAAATCAAACGGTAATGGATGTCGGCTCTACGAAGGCTGGAATTGTTCAGGCAGTTGAAAATCATAAAAACAGAAGTCGTTTTGTAGCTTTTCACCCGATGTGGGGAACAGAAAACTCTGGGCCTAAATCGGCGATTTCAGACAGTTTCACAGGAAGAGCGGGAGTCATTTGCGACAAAGAAGATTCTGCACCTGATGCTTTGAAAATGGTCGAGCAAGTTGCAGAAAATCTGGAAATGAATCTACTCTATATGGATTCAGAAGGGCACGATATTCATACGGCTTATATCTCTCATATTTCACATATCACTTCTTACGCCTTGGCAAACACAGTTTTGGAAAAAGAACGCGAAGAAGATACTATTTTTCAATTGGCGAGTTCGGGTTTTTCGAGTACGGTTCGTTTGGCAAAATCTCATCCCGAAATGTGGGTTCCTATTTTCCGTCAGAACAAAGAAAATGTGTTGGATGTTTTGAATGAACATATTACACAGCTTCGGAAGTTTAAATCGGCTTTGGAAAAAGATAATTATGAGTATTTGGAAGAGTTGATTCGGAATGCGAATAAGATTAGGGGAATACTGCGGTAA
- a CDS encoding L-serine ammonia-lyase: protein MESISVFEIIKVGIGPSSSHTMGPWNAAESFLKRIKTDHQLHEVKEVFVEFFGSLAKTGIGHGTDIAGMLGLSGENFKLIDTSKIDEKVAAIKSSNTLKLAGEKEIPFIYGHHLILNKQQSLDFHPNGMIFKAIFENGEELIQDYYSVGGGFIATKEASSYDRHCTRTLYPCHNGKDIEKNMAKLGLDKISDLVFLNEESWRSKEETEKEALYIWDQIKHCIYKGVNKEGVLPGGLNVTRRAANLNSKLLGDKIYRNSSEWYQLLVDADVSFTNINKWVSCFALAVNEENASFGRIITAPTNGASGVIPAVLMYSQVFTDFKSEDNIIRFLLVAGEIGTLFKKNATISAAMGGCQAEIGVSSAMAAAGLTEIMGGTYGQVLMAAEIAMEHHLGLTCDPIAGLVQIPCIERNSMGAMKAITAANIALESDPAKARVTLDEVIQSMWETAQSMSDRFKETSEGGLAIAVNVAEC from the coding sequence ATGGAATCAATCAGTGTTTTTGAAATTATTAAAGTAGGTATAGGACCTTCCAGTTCTCATACAATGGGCCCTTGGAATGCCGCTGAAAGTTTTTTAAAAAGAATAAAAACCGATCACCAACTTCATGAAGTTAAAGAAGTTTTTGTTGAATTCTTTGGATCTTTGGCCAAAACAGGAATTGGTCACGGCACCGATATCGCCGGAATGCTGGGTTTATCAGGAGAAAACTTTAAATTAATTGACACTTCGAAAATTGATGAAAAAGTAGCAGCCATAAAATCCTCCAATACTTTAAAACTCGCTGGTGAAAAAGAAATTCCTTTCATTTACGGTCACCATCTCATTTTAAATAAACAACAATCCCTGGATTTTCACCCAAACGGAATGATCTTCAAGGCCATTTTTGAGAATGGTGAAGAACTCATTCAGGATTACTATTCTGTAGGCGGCGGTTTTATCGCGACCAAAGAAGCGAGTTCCTACGATCGACATTGTACTAGAACTTTATATCCTTGCCATAACGGGAAAGACATTGAGAAAAATATGGCCAAACTGGGATTGGATAAAATCTCTGATCTTGTTTTTTTAAACGAAGAATCCTGGCGTTCAAAAGAAGAAACCGAGAAAGAAGCACTGTATATTTGGGATCAGATCAAACACTGCATTTATAAAGGGGTAAATAAAGAAGGTGTTCTGCCGGGCGGATTAAACGTGACGCGCCGCGCAGCCAACTTAAACAGTAAATTACTGGGTGATAAAATTTACCGTAATAGTAGCGAATGGTATCAATTACTCGTCGACGCCGACGTAAGTTTTACCAACATCAACAAGTGGGTTTCCTGTTTTGCACTCGCTGTAAATGAGGAAAATGCCAGCTTTGGACGCATCATTACGGCACCAACAAATGGTGCAAGTGGCGTTATTCCCGCCGTTTTAATGTATTCCCAGGTTTTTACCGATTTTAAAAGTGAGGATAATATCATCCGTTTTCTTTTGGTCGCTGGAGAGATCGGAACACTTTTCAAAAAGAATGCAACAATTTCCGCCGCGATGGGTGGTTGTCAAGCTGAAATCGGCGTCTCGTCAGCAATGGCTGCGGCTGGACTTACCGAAATTATGGGTGGAACTTATGGTCAGGTTCTCATGGCTGCAGAAATCGCGATGGAACATCATCTTGGCCTTACCTGCGATCCGATTGCCGGTTTGGTCCAGATTCCGTGTATTGAACGCAATTCTATGGGCGCTATGAAAGCCATTACTGCGGCCAATATCGCTTTGGAGTCCGATCCTGCGAAAGCGCGCGTAACTTTAGACGAAGTCATTCAATCAATGTGGGAAACAGCACAAAGTATGAGCGATCGCTTCAAGGAAACCTCAGAAGGTGGTCTTGCAATCGCGGTTAACGTGGCTGAATGTTAA